A region of the Campylobacter subantarcticus LMG 24377 genome:
AATTATTTGGTAGAGTCACAGAAGTGCCTTGGGGTATTTATGTAGATGGGATATTGCGTCATCCATCACAGCTTTATGAAGCCTTTTTAGAAGGTTTTGCGGTTTTTGTTATTTTGTTGTTGATAAAAAAATATAAAAAATACAATGGAGAATTGATTGTTTATTACACGATTTTATATGCTCTAGCACGCTTTGTATGCGAGTTTTATAGAGAGCCCGATTATGGTATAGGCTTTATTGCTTTTGGTATGAGTATGGGTCAGATATTAAGCTTATTGATGTTTCTATTAGGACTATTTATATCTTTTTATTTAAGAAATATTAAAAAAAATTTATAAATTTTTATTTATTTTAAGAATAAAAGTTCTATAATTGCTCCGATATTAAAACTTATCAACTTTTAAAAGGAGTAAATATGAGCCAACTCATTGAAGGCTTTTTAGGCAAGAGTATTGATGGTAAAAAAAGTAAAATACCAGCAAAACTTGACTATATTCAAAGTGCAACAGGCTTGATCTTAGGCTTGTTTATGTGGGCACATATGTTTTTCGTTTCTACTATTTTGGTTAGTGATGATTTTTTTGATTCAGTAGTTCACTTTTTAGAGCTAAAATTTATCATTGATAGCCCTATGATGAGCTACATCACTTCTTTCTTAGCTGCCTGTGTTTTGGTGATTTTCTTTGTACATGCTGGCCTTGCAATGAGAAAATTCCCTATTAATTTCAGACAATACCAACTTTGTAGAACGCACTTAAAATATATGAATCATGGTGATTCTTCTTTATGGTGGGTTCAAGCTGCAACTGGTTTTGTAATGTTTTTCTTAGGTTCTGCACACTTAATTTTTATCATTACTAATGCAGATAAAATCAGTGCTGATATGTCAGGCGATAGAGTAGTGAGCCATTTTATGTGGTTATTTTATATTGCCTTATTAATCTGTGTTGAGTTGCATGGAAGTATTGGTTTATATAGATTATGTGTAAAATGGGGTTGGTTTGAAGGTAAAGATGCAAAAGAAAGTCGTAAAAAACTTAAAAAAGCAAAATGGTTTATTAGTATTTTCTTCTTAGTTTTAGGTGTATTAAGCTTAGCTGCTTTTGCAAAAATAGGCTTTAATAATTACCAAAACAATTCTGTAGCACAAATAGTAAAAACTTATGATGGAGCTAAATATGAACATACAATATAGTGATGCTTTAGTTATTGGTGGTGGTCTTGCTGGACTTAGAGCAGCAATTGAAGTTGCAAAAAGTGGTCAAAGTGTAACTTTGTTAAGTATTTGTCCGGTTAAAAGATCTCACTCAGCTGCTGTGCAAGGTGGTATGCAAGCAAGTTTAGGAAATAGTGTTAAGGGTGAGGGAGATAATGAAGATGTGCATTTTGCTGATACAGTAAAAGGGTCAGATTGGGGTTGTGATCAAGAAGTCGCAAGAATGTTTGCACAAACTGCTCCAAAAGCTGTGCGTGAGCTTGCTGCTTGGGGTGTGCCTTGGACTAGAGTTACAAAAGGACCTAGAACTGTTGTTATTAATGCTCAAAAAACTACTATTGAAGAAAAGGAAGAAGCACATGGTTTAATCAATGCAAGAGACTTTGGTGGCACTAAAAAATGGAGAACATGTTATATCGCTGATGCAACAGGGCATTGTATGTTATATGGTGTGGCAAATGAAGCGATTAAACATCAAGTTAAAATCATTGATAGAATGGAAGCAGTAAGATTAATTCATGATGGTAAAAAATGTTTAGGAGCTATTGCTAGAGATTTAACCAATGGAGAATTAATTGCTTATGTTGCTAGAGGAACTATGATTGCAACAGGTGGTTATGGTAGAATTTATAAACAAACTACAAATGCTGTTATTTGTGAAGGTACAGGAGCTGCTATTGCTTTAGAAACTGGACTTTGCAGACTTTCAAATATGGAAGCAGTGCAATTTCACCCAACTCCAATTGTACCAAGTGGTATCTTACTAACTGAAGGTTGTAGGGGTGATGGTGGTATCTTAAGAGATGTCGATGGTTATCGTTTCATGCCTGATTATGAACCTGAGAAGAAAGAACTTGCAAGTAGGGATGTTGTAAGTCGTAGAATGATGGAACATATTAGAAAAGGAAAAGGTGTAAAAAGCCCTTATGGAGATCATTTATGGCTTGATATTTCTATCCTTGGTCGTGCCCATGTTGAAAAAAATCTTCGTGATGTTCAAGATATTTGCAAGACATTTAACGGCATTGATCCTGCTGATGAAGGACCGAAAGGTTGGGCGCCAGTTTTACCTATGCAACATTACTCAATGGGTGGTATTAGAACTAAACCAACCGGTGAAAGTCAATGGCTAAATGGTCTTTTTGCATGTGGTGAAGCAGCATGCTGGGATATGCATGGATTTAACCGCTTGGGCGGAAATTCATGTTCAGAAACTGTTGTTGCAGGTATGATCGTAGGGGATTATTTTGCACAATATTGTAAAGAAAATGGTAATGATATTGATACAAATATCGTTAAGTCTTTCCTTTCTAAAGAGTATGATTACTTAAAATCTCTTGTAAGTAAAGAAGGAAAACATGATGTGTTTGAAATCAAAAATAGAATGAAAGATATTATGTGGGAAAAAGTAGCTATCTTTAGAACAGGTCAAGGTCTTGAAGAGGCGATTAAAGAGCTTGAAGAATTGTATCAAAAATCACTTGATCTAAAAGTACATGATAAAGAATTAAAATGTGCAAATCCAGAGCTTGAAGAAGCTTACAGGGTTCCAAGAATGCTAAAAATTGCTTTATGTGTTGCTTATGGTGCGCTTTTAAGAACAGAAAGCCGTGGGGCTCATTATAGAGAAGATTATCCAAAAAGAGATGACTTAAATTGGATGAAAAGAACAAATACTTACTGGGTAGAAGGTGAAAGTATGCCTAGAGTTGAGTATGAAGATCTTGATATTATGAAAATGGAAATCCCACCTGCATTTAGAGGTTATGGTGCTAAAGGAAATATCATTGAAAACCCATTAAGTGAAAAACGCCAAGCTGAAGTTGATGCGATCCGTGAAAAAATGGAAGCAGAAGGCAAAGGTAGATATGAAATTCAACATGCTTTAATGCCTTATGAATTACAAGCTAAATTCAAAGCACCAAATCAAAGAATAGGAGTTGATTATGAGTAGAAAATTAACAATAAGAGCATTTAAATATAATCCATTAAGTAAAATTTCTAAGCCCCATTTTGTTACTTATGAGCTTGAAGAAACTCCATTTATGACGATTTTTGTGTGTTTGACTCAAATTAGAGAAAAAATGGATGCAGATTTGAGTTTTGACTTTGTATGTAGAGCAGGGATTTGTGGAAGCTGTGCTATGATGATCAATGGCAAGCCAAAACTTGCTTGTAAAACATTAACAAAAGACTATCCAGATGGCGTTATAGAGCTCATGCCTTTACCTGCATTTAGACACATAAAAGATTTAAGTGTTAATACAGGTGAGTGGTTTGATAGTATGTGTAAACGCGTTGAAAGCTGGGTGCATAATGAAAAGGAAACAGATATTTCTAAACTTGAAGAG
Encoded here:
- a CDS encoding fumarate reductase cytochrome b subunit yields the protein MSQLIEGFLGKSIDGKKSKIPAKLDYIQSATGLILGLFMWAHMFFVSTILVSDDFFDSVVHFLELKFIIDSPMMSYITSFLAACVLVIFFVHAGLAMRKFPINFRQYQLCRTHLKYMNHGDSSLWWVQAATGFVMFFLGSAHLIFIITNADKISADMSGDRVVSHFMWLFYIALLICVELHGSIGLYRLCVKWGWFEGKDAKESRKKLKKAKWFISIFFLVLGVLSLAAFAKIGFNNYQNNSVAQIVKTYDGAKYEHTI
- a CDS encoding fumarate reductase flavoprotein subunit, encoding MNIQYSDALVIGGGLAGLRAAIEVAKSGQSVTLLSICPVKRSHSAAVQGGMQASLGNSVKGEGDNEDVHFADTVKGSDWGCDQEVARMFAQTAPKAVRELAAWGVPWTRVTKGPRTVVINAQKTTIEEKEEAHGLINARDFGGTKKWRTCYIADATGHCMLYGVANEAIKHQVKIIDRMEAVRLIHDGKKCLGAIARDLTNGELIAYVARGTMIATGGYGRIYKQTTNAVICEGTGAAIALETGLCRLSNMEAVQFHPTPIVPSGILLTEGCRGDGGILRDVDGYRFMPDYEPEKKELASRDVVSRRMMEHIRKGKGVKSPYGDHLWLDISILGRAHVEKNLRDVQDICKTFNGIDPADEGPKGWAPVLPMQHYSMGGIRTKPTGESQWLNGLFACGEAACWDMHGFNRLGGNSCSETVVAGMIVGDYFAQYCKENGNDIDTNIVKSFLSKEYDYLKSLVSKEGKHDVFEIKNRMKDIMWEKVAIFRTGQGLEEAIKELEELYQKSLDLKVHDKELKCANPELEEAYRVPRMLKIALCVAYGALLRTESRGAHYREDYPKRDDLNWMKRTNTYWVEGESMPRVEYEDLDIMKMEIPPAFRGYGAKGNIIENPLSEKRQAEVDAIREKMEAEGKGRYEIQHALMPYELQAKFKAPNQRIGVDYE
- a CDS encoding fumarate reductase iron-sulfur subunit, whose translation is MSRKLTIRAFKYNPLSKISKPHFVTYELEETPFMTIFVCLTQIREKMDADLSFDFVCRAGICGSCAMMINGKPKLACKTLTKDYPDGVIELMPLPAFRHIKDLSVNTGEWFDSMCKRVESWVHNEKETDISKLEERIEPEVADETFELDRCIECGICVASCATKLMRPDFIAATGLLRTARYLQDPHDHRTIEDFYELVGDDDGVFGCMSLLACEDNCPKELPLQSKIAYMRRQLVAQRNK